In one window of Nakamurella sp. PAMC28650 DNA:
- a CDS encoding IS3 family transposase codes for MIFAAIADWVDSGEYGVVFMCAELGVSTAGYYAWRGRGPSAHEAADAALTLEIKAAFRALHGNPGVRRMWAHLTSVGHRISPKRVYRLMKAADLQGRHPRAWKVTTVAGDNPAPAPDLIGRKFTAGQANTKWCGDITYIKTWDGWAYLATVIDLHSRALVGWALDTHMRTSLVTDALSMALRKRQPAAGVIFHSDRGTQGGFNWSSQHSREWRSCNGSSFGSDDVDDRAAGDAVARAAAGPPGCRTGILAQHRERDDQRRRRDGVRRVGARRDALVPRQWRHAAD; via the coding sequence GTGATCTTCGCTGCCATCGCGGACTGGGTTGATTCGGGCGAGTACGGCGTGGTGTTCATGTGTGCGGAGCTGGGTGTGTCCACGGCCGGCTATTACGCGTGGCGCGGCAGGGGGCCGTCGGCCCACGAGGCGGCGGATGCGGCGTTGACACTCGAGATCAAAGCGGCGTTCCGGGCGTTGCACGGCAACCCGGGGGTGCGGCGCATGTGGGCGCATCTGACCTCGGTGGGTCACCGCATCTCGCCCAAGCGGGTGTACCGGCTGATGAAGGCCGCCGACCTGCAGGGACGGCACCCCAGAGCGTGGAAGGTCACCACCGTCGCCGGTGACAACCCGGCGCCGGCGCCGGATCTGATCGGCCGGAAGTTCACGGCCGGCCAGGCCAACACCAAGTGGTGCGGTGACATCACCTACATCAAGACGTGGGACGGGTGGGCGTACCTGGCCACGGTGATCGATCTGCATTCCCGGGCGTTGGTCGGCTGGGCGTTGGACACCCATATGCGGACCAGTCTGGTCACCGACGCACTGTCGATGGCGCTGCGCAAGCGCCAGCCCGCCGCCGGCGTCATCTTCCACTCCGACCGCGGGACGCAAGGCGGATTCAACTGGTCGTCGCAACACTCCCGAGAGTGGAGGTCTTGCAATGGGTCCAGCTTCGGATCGGATGATGTCGATGACCGGGCGGCCGGCGATGCGGTCGCCCGGGCGGCCGCCGGCCCGCCGGGATGTCGAACGGGTATTTTGGCGCAACATCGCGAAAGGGATGACCAGCGAAGACGCCGCGACGGCGTGCGGCGTGTCGGGGCCCGTCGGGACGCGTTGGTTCCGCGACAGTGGCGGCATGCCGCTGATTGA
- a CDS encoding transposase, producing MGSTRRSFTDEYKRDAVSLIIDGGHTIGEVAKKLDICDTSIRKWVSKIQPQGEPAAEKPLTESERTELARLRKENAKLELQLEFAKKVSTWFAKGQQ from the coding sequence ATGGGTTCGACCCGGAGGAGCTTCACCGATGAGTACAAGCGGGACGCGGTCTCGTTGATCATCGACGGCGGCCATACCATCGGCGAGGTCGCCAAGAAGTTGGACATCTGCGACACGTCGATACGGAAATGGGTGAGCAAGATCCAACCCCAGGGGGAACCGGCCGCGGAGAAACCGTTGACCGAGTCGGAGCGGACCGAGCTTGCTCGGCTCCGCAAGGAGAACGCGAAACTGGAATTGCAGCTCGAGTTCGCAAAAAAAGTTTCGACCTGGTTCGCGAAAGGCCAGCAGTGA
- a CDS encoding DUF1016 N-terminal domain-containing protein, with translation MTDALVPAGYDEVLTRLKDEVRTARMSAQRAANAELLHLYRTIGQTILEQQAVAGWGGKIIDRLSADLRREFPGMSGWTVPASVDTLRGCCSS, from the coding sequence GTGACAGACGCTCTGGTACCCGCCGGCTACGACGAAGTGTTGACCCGACTCAAGGATGAGGTCCGCACCGCCCGGATGAGTGCCCAGCGCGCCGCCAACGCGGAACTGCTCCATCTGTACCGGACGATCGGTCAGACCATCCTGGAGCAGCAGGCCGTGGCCGGGTGGGGCGGAAAAATCATCGACAGGCTGAGCGCGGATCTACGGCGGGAGTTTCCCGGCATGTCGGGTTGGACCGTTCCCGCTTCGGTGGACACCTTGCGAGGTTGCTGCAGCTCCTGA